A window from Crocosphaera sp. UHCC 0190 encodes these proteins:
- a CDS encoding Gfo/Idh/MocA family oxidoreductase has translation MKTRLAILGVGRWGTHLVRNFLVHPDAEIVAIADSLPANLTAIKTKFSLDEQSILLTSDWQTIKKQVNLDAIVVVTPASTHYPLIKEALQSGYHVLAEKPLTLDPVECLELTRLAQQQQRQLMIDHTYLFHSAVNQGQSIIKAGKLGELRYGYASRTHLGPVRQDVDALWDLAIHDIAIFNHWLGQYPEKVQAEGQVWLQKNLADVVWVTLFYPNGFQAKIHLCWCNPDKQRKLCIVGSQGTLIFDEMSTDAPLTLQKGYLETQGDKFLPQGQIKEVIKLEKSEPLKEVCNHFLRIVKTNNTCEFSSGFVATKLVQILTCLSLSMERKGEVIDIPPQAF, from the coding sequence ATGAAAACTCGCTTAGCTATTTTAGGGGTAGGACGTTGGGGTACTCATTTAGTGCGGAATTTTTTAGTACATCCTGATGCTGAAATTGTGGCGATCGCTGACTCCCTTCCCGCTAATTTAACGGCCATTAAAACTAAATTTTCTCTTGATGAACAGTCAATTTTATTAACCTCAGATTGGCAAACCATCAAAAAACAAGTTAACCTAGATGCTATTGTGGTCGTCACCCCTGCTTCTACCCATTATCCGCTAATTAAAGAAGCTTTGCAGTCAGGATATCATGTTTTAGCAGAAAAACCCCTTACTCTTGACCCTGTGGAATGTTTAGAATTAACGCGTCTTGCACAACAGCAACAGCGACAGTTAATGATAGATCATACCTATTTATTCCATTCTGCGGTTAATCAGGGACAATCTATCATTAAAGCAGGAAAATTAGGGGAACTGCGCTACGGTTATGCTAGTCGTACCCATTTGGGGCCAGTGCGTCAAGATGTGGATGCACTTTGGGATTTAGCTATTCATGATATCGCTATTTTTAACCATTGGTTGGGTCAATATCCCGAAAAAGTACAAGCAGAAGGACAGGTTTGGTTACAAAAAAATTTAGCAGATGTTGTTTGGGTGACGCTATTTTATCCTAATGGGTTTCAAGCAAAAATTCATCTCTGTTGGTGTAACCCTGATAAACAACGAAAACTCTGTATTGTTGGCAGTCAAGGGACGTTAATTTTTGATGAGATGTCCACTGATGCACCCTTAACTTTACAAAAGGGTTATTTAGAAACTCAAGGGGATAAATTTTTACCCCAAGGACAAATAAAAGAAGTGATCAAACTTGAAAAATCAGAACCACTCAAAGAAGTTTGTAATCACTTCTTAAGGATTGTTAAAACGAATAATACTTGTGAATTTTCTTCTGGTTTTGTCGCCACTAAATTAGTTCAGATTTTGACTTGTTTAAGTCTTTCTATGGAACGAAAAGGGGAAGTTATTGATATTCCTCCACAAGCTTTTTAA
- a CDS encoding PEP-CTERM sorting domain-containing protein, with protein MNSLSNLVTLTTGVYFCLGTTLNQKAIAANLGSILQDETIKEIQIQFDTISINPDTNTGTTKILIESQVKLINSEDKVLTTWFTTIGDQRNELILNGIGERVGVIFNIGGLSLYNNLAIRNDLQGNVFTADETNPRSSSNFNNIVNLLKNSNDDQVEFKGTLLAGSFPSFSESKTESNAFLISTSPIKPEVVPEPLTILGSGTAVAFGTFFKRKSNKNKPS; from the coding sequence ATGAACAGTTTATCTAACTTAGTGACCTTGACAACAGGGGTTTATTTCTGCTTAGGAACTACCCTAAATCAAAAGGCGATCGCTGCCAATTTAGGTTCAATTCTTCAAGATGAAACTATCAAAGAAATTCAAATTCAGTTTGACACTATCTCCATTAATCCTGATACTAATACGGGAACAACTAAAATATTGATAGAATCTCAAGTTAAGCTAATTAACTCAGAGGATAAGGTATTAACAACTTGGTTTACTACGATTGGAGATCAGAGAAACGAACTGATTTTAAATGGCATTGGAGAGAGGGTTGGAGTGATTTTTAATATTGGAGGTCTATCTCTTTATAACAACCTAGCAATTCGTAATGATCTCCAAGGAAATGTCTTTACCGCAGATGAAACTAATCCGCGTTCTTCTAGTAATTTTAATAATATTGTTAATCTCTTAAAAAATAGTAACGATGATCAAGTTGAGTTTAAAGGGACTCTCTTGGCAGGAAGTTTTCCAAGTTTTAGTGAAAGTAAAACTGAATCTAATGCTTTTCTTATTTCAACTTCCCCTATTAAACCAGAAGTAGTCCCTGAACCTTTGACTATTTTAGGATCAGGGACTGCGGTAGCTTTTGGGACATTTTTTAAGCGCAAATCAAACAAAAATAAACCCTCATAA
- a CDS encoding type II toxin-antitoxin system HicB family antitoxin — protein MKLNVILEPSDEGGYTVYVPSLPGCISEGDNLEEALNNIKEAIELYLELDDLSLPEGTIIQELVL, from the coding sequence ATGAAACTCAATGTAATTTTAGAACCTAGCGATGAAGGGGGTTATACTGTTTATGTTCCATCCCTTCCTGGTTGTATTAGTGAAGGAGATAATCTCGAAGAAGCTTTAAACAATATTAAAGAAGCAATTGAACTTTATTTAGAATTAGATGATCTTTCTTTACCAGAAGGAACAATTATTCAGGAATTAGTTTTATGA
- a CDS encoding type II toxin-antitoxin system HicA family toxin: MSKVPSLTYSQIITALKRDGWTIICQKGSLFV; encoded by the coding sequence ATGAGTAAAGTTCCGAGTCTTACTTATTCTCAAATCATCACTGCACTTAAACGAGATGGATGGACAATTATTTGTCAAAAAGGAAGTCTATTCGTCTAG